The genomic stretch CAGGCCGGTAGCGGTCAGCGCCAGGTAGGTCATGGTGTCCATGGGGTTGCTGATGACAATGATAATAGCATTGGGAGAATATTTCAGGATATTCTCGCACACAGTTTTTACGATACCTGCATTGGTACCAATGAGTTCTTCCCGGGTCATTCCGGGTTTACGGGGCAAGCCGGATGTAATTACAACCACGTCAGAGTTGGAGGTCTTGGCATAATCGTTGGTGCTGCCGGTGATACGGGTGTCAAATCCCAGCAGGGCAGCTGTTTGCATCATGTCCTGAGCCTTTCCTTCTGCAAAACCTTCTTTGATATCCAGCAAAACTAATTCTGTGGCCAGTTCTTTCCGAGCGATATTATCAGCACAGGTAGCGCCTACAGCACCTGCACCTACGACGGTTACTTTCATCAGAAAACAATTTATAAGGTGAAATCAAATTTTTTTGCGGCCCAAAGGTATGGGTATCTCATTCAACCTATTTCAACGCCTGCAACAATTTTTCAACTTTAATATTCCCTTCATGACTCAGCAGGAGTTTCCCTTCCTTGCTGTATAACGCTATGAATGGAAGGTTGCGTATATCATAAAAAGGAGGAAGGATGAAGTTGACATCTCTGCCCAGTTTGTAGTTGGAATGTTTTTCAATATGGTACTTTTTATGGAATTCCACCATCTCGTCAAATGGCTGATAAGTGGCCAGCACCACCTGTATATTTTTCATCTCTTTTGTATGTGCCAGCATATCATCCATTTGGTGCTGGCAATGATCACAGGAAGGACTGAAATACATAATGACGGTCGGTTGTCTTTTTAACAAGCCGCTGGTCAGTGTGGTACTATCTACTTGTAGCAACTGCAGGGTAGGGAACAATTTCTTCCTTTCGGAAGGCGTGGGAGCCTGGGCAAAACTGAACTGCAGGCAGAAAGAGGCGGCCAGGAACAAGAACCATTTTTTCATCGGGAATCCTTTTGGTGAACTCCGGCGGGTAGGAGGCCGGAGGGAATTGACATTAAAAGTAATTGGAAAAGAGGGGAAAAAAAATTTGTCAATCTACGGAAAGTTCGTAGGTTTACGAAAATATCGTAGATATGCATAGTTTAACACCGCAGGAAGAAGAAGCCATGATGGCCGTCTGGAAGATCGGTGAAGGGAACGTAAAGATGTTCCTGGAGCAGATACCCGAGCCCAGGCCGCCCTATACCACCCTGGCCTCCACTATCAAGAACCTGGAGAAAAAGGCATTTCTCCAAAGCCGGCTGGTGGGTAACGTATACCTGTACCAGCCAGTGGTGAGCGAACCGGAGTACAAGAAAAAATTCATGAACGGGGTAGTGAAGAACTATTTCGACAACTCCTATAAGGAGCTGGTGAACTTTTTCGTGGAGCAGAAAAACCTGAGCCCGGAAGAGCTGCAGGAGATCATCCGCCTGATTGAAGGAAAAAAATAAAGTACCCAACAAACCTTGAGTATGGAATATATCCTCAAACTATCTATCAGTCTCGCCGTGGTCTTTGCCTTTTACTGGCTGCTGCTGCGCCGGCTGACCTTTTATAACTGGAACCGCTGGTACCTGGTGGCGTATTCTGCCGCGGCTTTCCTGATCCCGTTCATTGACCTGTCCAGCCTGCTGCAGCCCCAGAAACTGCAGGCCTTACCGCTGCAATATGTACCGGCCTTTTATTTTCCCGGTACTGCGCCCAAAGCAAGCAGTGTCAACTGGGCCTGGCTGGTAGGTGGCCTGGCGCTGGCGGGCAGTCTCTTCCTGCTGCTGCGCCTGTTGCTGCAATACCAGGCGCTCCGCCGGATCCGCTCCCGCGCGGTATTACTGATGGAAGATGGCGTGCGCCTGTACCATGTGCCGGAGAACATTTCGCCTTTCTCTTTTGGCAATGCCATTTTCGTGAACCAGGAGCTGCACAGTGAAGCAGAACTGAAAGAGATCATCCACCATGAATTCATACATGTAAAGCAGAAGCATTCCCGGGATATCCTCTGGGGCGAACTGCTCTGCATTATCAACTGGTACAATCCCTTTGCCTGGCTGATCCGCCAGGCCATCCGCCAGAACCTGGAGTTCATTGCGGACCACCAGGTGCTGCAGTCGGGCATAGACCGCAAGCAATACCAGTACCTGCTGTTGAAAGTGACGGGGCTGTCTGCCTATAGTATTGCCAATAATTTCAGTTTCAGTTCACTCAAAAAACGTATAGCCATGATGAACAAAGCAAAAACTGCCCGTGTGCAGTTGATCCGCTTCCTTTTCCTGCTCCCCGTGCTGGCCGTTGTATTACTGGCCTTCCGCACCGCCGTACAGGAAGTCAAAGTAAAAGAAGTACTGGGCTGGGAGTCCGGCGCCCCCGTAGCCGATACCATTCCCACAGTAAAACTTTATCAGGATTCTGAAGGGGTGGTGACCGTCATTACCGACACCGCCGTTTTCTATGGCGAAATGCCTGCTGAGATCAAAACCACCAGGATCAGCAACCAGAAAGTGACCATTACCCTGAAAAATGGTAAAACGGAGGTCTACAACCTGAACAGCAAAGCGGACCGCGAACGGCTGGAAAAGAAATATGGTCCCTGGGTTATACCGACCCCTCCGGCTCCGCCAACCCCTGGCGCTCCGCTACCACCCCCACCGCCACCGCCTGTGGAGCCCGCCACCATGGCCGAAGCTACCGAGATCATCCTGGAAGCACCGGTAATGGTAAGAGTAGATACCGTCAGCCCCCCCATCATTGTAACGGGTAAACCGGCTCCTGCTAAAGGTTCCATCAAGGAGGTGACCGTTACCGGACATGCCAGCCCTGTTATAATAAGAGGAGTGAAGGACGGCGCCCAGCCCCTGTACATACTGGACGGCCGGCCAATCAAATCCCTGGAAGGCATCAATCCGGATACCATCGCCACCGTG from Candidatus Pseudobacter hemicellulosilyticus encodes the following:
- a CDS encoding redoxin domain-containing protein, which codes for MKKWFLFLAASFCLQFSFAQAPTPSERKKLFPTLQLLQVDSTTLTSGLLKRQPTVIMYFSPSCDHCQHQMDDMLAHTKEMKNIQVVLATYQPFDEMVEFHKKYHIEKHSNYKLGRDVNFILPPFYDIRNLPFIALYSKEGKLLLSHEGNIKVEKLLQALK
- a CDS encoding BlaI/MecI/CopY family transcriptional regulator, with amino-acid sequence MHSLTPQEEEAMMAVWKIGEGNVKMFLEQIPEPRPPYTTLASTIKNLEKKAFLQSRLVGNVYLYQPVVSEPEYKKKFMNGVVKNYFDNSYKELVNFFVEQKNLSPEELQEIIRLIEGKK
- a CDS encoding TonB-dependent receptor plug domain-containing protein, whose amino-acid sequence is MEYILKLSISLAVVFAFYWLLLRRLTFYNWNRWYLVAYSAAAFLIPFIDLSSLLQPQKLQALPLQYVPAFYFPGTAPKASSVNWAWLVGGLALAGSLFLLLRLLLQYQALRRIRSRAVLLMEDGVRLYHVPENISPFSFGNAIFVNQELHSEAELKEIIHHEFIHVKQKHSRDILWGELLCIINWYNPFAWLIRQAIRQNLEFIADHQVLQSGIDRKQYQYLLLKVTGLSAYSIANNFSFSSLKKRIAMMNKAKTARVQLIRFLFLLPVLAVVLLAFRTAVQEVKVKEVLGWESGAPVADTIPTVKLYQDSEGVVTVITDTAVFYGEMPAEIKTTRISNQKVTITLKNGKTEVYNLNSKADRERLEKKYGPWVIPTPPAPPTPGAPLPPPPPPPVEPATMAEATEIILEAPVMVRVDTVSPPIIVTGKPAPAKGSIKEVTVTGHASPVIIRGVKDGAQPLYILDGRPIKSLEGINPDTIATVDVLKDKSATAIYGEKAKNGVVLVTTKKAAGTADIHIQTKPTPQAGPVQLSDDLCRFGGLLIINDKKFDCSKGKSPDIRPEQIESINIYKDSVAVAKYGPEGAKGVISIKLK